Proteins from a genomic interval of Thermoanaerobacterium thermosaccharolyticum DSM 571:
- a CDS encoding PDGLE domain-containing protein, which produces MKKFLIAAIVLILLTPIGLLAPGSAWGEWGLDEIKSMVGYIPSGMKHFSDTIKALFPDYSIPGFDKNFLQLSIGYIFSAVVGIAVIALVFFILSKIMGKSEEKNE; this is translated from the coding sequence GTGAAAAAATTTTTGATAGCTGCAATAGTTTTGATACTGCTTACACCAATAGGACTTTTGGCACCTGGATCTGCATGGGGCGAATGGGGCTTAGACGAGATAAAAAGCATGGTAGGATATATACCAAGCGGAATGAAGCATTTCTCAGATACAATAAAGGCTTTATTTCCTGATTACAGCATACCAGGCTTTGATAAGAACTTCCTTCAATTATCAATAGGGTATATATTTTCGGCTGTGGTAGGAATAGCCGTAATTGCTTTAGTATTCTTTATACTTAGCAAAATAATGGGTAAATCAGAGGAGAAAAATGAGTAA
- a CDS encoding MFS transporter — protein MQIFIVVLNYLLMLLIGLIDNIKGPVIAPIKSFYHIDYTYIGLLLFIGSLGFITASFIGGIIVNRYGSKAALSGGLIFIILGILGYFVSPFFFVFAVFFFIMNFGLGMLEIGINATAAVTFVVNQAIMMNLLHFFYGAGATISPNAVGRLIEMRYPWQNIYLLGGMITAAMLVVVLLTRFPGAARYLNRDKVRFIDVLKDKYVILFSIMLGFYISSEVGIGNWAVTYLKGAYGMNSVKSSMYLSLFFAAFTIGRLLGGFAVERIGYVKSIFIFASLASIFVAGSMINQNLSILLSIAGLFYSIIYPTTMALAMKNFKENTGVAISVIVTVSSSINMLANFIIGKLSDIFGVFIGFSFIVVFMVLVIVMLKVLSSSLKSYSQ, from the coding sequence ATGCAGATATTCATAGTTGTACTCAACTATCTTTTAATGTTACTTATTGGCCTTATAGACAACATAAAAGGCCCTGTAATAGCGCCGATAAAATCTTTTTACCACATTGATTACACTTATATAGGTCTTTTGCTATTTATCGGAAGCCTCGGCTTTATCACAGCTTCTTTTATTGGCGGAATAATAGTAAATAGGTACGGCAGTAAGGCAGCTTTATCGGGAGGCCTCATTTTTATCATATTAGGTATACTTGGGTACTTTGTGTCGCCGTTTTTCTTCGTTTTTGCAGTCTTCTTCTTCATTATGAATTTTGGTTTAGGGATGTTGGAGATAGGCATTAATGCCACTGCCGCGGTAACGTTTGTTGTAAATCAGGCGATAATGATGAACCTTTTACATTTTTTTTATGGAGCTGGCGCCACGATTTCACCAAACGCAGTAGGAAGGCTTATTGAGATGAGATATCCTTGGCAAAATATATATCTTTTAGGCGGAATGATAACTGCAGCAATGTTGGTTGTGGTGCTTTTAACGAGATTTCCTGGTGCCGCAAGGTATTTAAACAGAGATAAAGTTAGGTTTATAGATGTTTTAAAAGATAAGTATGTTATTTTGTTTTCAATTATGTTGGGGTTTTACATTTCATCTGAGGTTGGCATAGGAAACTGGGCTGTCACTTATCTTAAAGGAGCTTACGGCATGAACAGCGTAAAAAGCTCTATGTACTTATCTCTATTTTTTGCTGCGTTTACGATAGGCAGGCTTTTAGGCGGATTTGCTGTTGAAAGGATAGGTTATGTAAAAAGCATTTTCATATTTGCCTCATTAGCATCGATTTTTGTCGCTGGAAGCATGATAAATCAAAATTTGTCTATTTTATTGTCGATTGCGGGTTTATTCTACTCCATAATATATCCCACAACAATGGCTTTGGCGATGAAGAACTTTAAAGAAAACACAGGTGTTGCCATAAGTGTCATAGTGACTGTAAGCTCATCTATTAATATGCTGGCTAATTTTATAATAGGAAAACTAAGCGATATATTCGGTGTCTTTATAGGTTTTTCTTTTATCGTAGTCTTTATGGTGCTTGTAATTGTAATGCTGAAGGTATTGTCGTCATCTTTAAAGTCGTATTCGCAATAA
- a CDS encoding TetR/AcrR family transcriptional regulator translates to MPESLTSREKQAIATKKRIYRCGVELIKKYGYDNITVKEIAEKANVSIGNYYHYFKSKYDLLVEIFKHGDEFFEAEVPKILDEYKDCKDILVQYFLVYARLSINDGVEMAKNLYIPTNKMFLTHGRSMQNMLIQIIKNEQEKGKIPNTLDCEEITEKLFIVARGVIFDWCLKDGKTDLLAEMKEIISRMVESYIKK, encoded by the coding sequence GTGCCGGAAAGTTTGACTTCTCGAGAAAAACAGGCAATTGCTACTAAAAAAAGGATATACAGGTGCGGAGTAGAACTTATTAAGAAATATGGATACGACAACATAACAGTAAAAGAAATAGCAGAAAAAGCAAATGTTTCTATAGGAAATTATTACCATTACTTTAAGTCTAAATATGACCTTTTGGTGGAAATATTTAAACACGGCGATGAATTCTTTGAGGCGGAAGTGCCGAAGATTTTGGATGAGTATAAAGACTGTAAAGATATTTTAGTGCAATATTTCCTAGTGTACGCTCGGCTTTCAATAAACGATGGGGTGGAGATGGCAAAAAATCTCTATATTCCAACAAATAAGATGTTTTTGACGCATGGCCGTTCAATGCAGAATATGCTTATTCAAATAATAAAAAATGAGCAAGAAAAAGGCAAGATACCCAACACTCTGGACTGTGAGGAAATTACAGAGAAGTTGTTTATTGTAGCAAGGGGTGTAATATTCGACTGGTGTTTAAAAGACGGAAAGACTGATCTTTTAGCTGAGATGAAGGAAATTATATCAAGAATGGTTGAAAGCTATATTAAGAAATAG
- the cbiQ gene encoding cobalt ECF transporter T component CbiQ, which produces MSNFIEKTVLGIQSTFEDMFASDEIANKKGLMQSLDSRVRLLSIILLIVIANLGNSLYYMAIMLVYSLILAVLSKIPMKSYIARISAVSIVFTGIVLIPSLFNVVRPGKPLIYITGSLYITRGGALSALIFIMRSFISLSFIYILTLSTKWIEILKALRYFKLPKVFSATLDISLRYITLFLDVASNMFLARKSRNVGKSKGKSERKFVASSMGNLLIMSDHLSSEIYSAMISRGYKGEYKTISNFKFDIFDAVWILFNISFFTATFLVKGGKLWI; this is translated from the coding sequence ATGAGTAATTTTATTGAGAAGACAGTTTTAGGTATACAAAGTACATTTGAAGACATGTTTGCATCAGATGAAATTGCAAACAAAAAAGGGTTGATGCAGTCACTTGACTCAAGAGTCAGACTTCTTTCTATCATACTCCTAATAGTAATAGCCAATTTAGGCAACTCATTGTACTATATGGCAATAATGCTGGTGTACTCACTTATACTAGCTGTGCTTTCAAAGATTCCTATGAAATCTTACATAGCAAGGATTTCAGCAGTGTCTATAGTATTTACAGGCATTGTCCTAATCCCTTCATTGTTTAACGTAGTAAGGCCTGGCAAACCGCTTATTTATATAACCGGAAGTCTCTACATCACAAGGGGTGGTGCTTTAAGCGCATTAATTTTCATTATGCGCTCTTTTATTTCGCTGTCTTTTATATACATCTTAACTTTATCTACAAAATGGATCGAAATATTGAAAGCCCTAAGATATTTTAAGCTTCCAAAGGTATTTTCCGCTACACTTGATATATCACTAAGGTATATAACGCTGTTTCTTGATGTAGCATCAAATATGTTTCTGGCTAGAAAAAGCAGAAATGTAGGAAAGTCTAAAGGCAAAAGCGAAAGAAAATTCGTAGCATCGTCAATGGGAAATCTCTTAATAATGTCGGATCATTTAAGCAGCGAGATCTACAGCGCCATGATTTCTCGCGGATACAAAGGCGAATACAAGACAATAAGCAACTTCAAATTCGACATTTTTGACGCAGTCTGGATATTGTTCAACATATCATTTTTCACGGCAACTTTTCTTGTAAAAGGAGGCAAACTTTGGATATAA
- a CDS encoding energy-coupling factor ABC transporter ATP-binding protein: protein MDIIFELKNVSYSYIKSIPALIDVSFNVNKGEKLIILGANGSGKSTLLKLMDGLMKPDSGHILAFGRSILNMKNDEEYEFRRKVGYLFQDSDVQLFNTSVFDEVAFAPLQMGLEIKYVKSMVDKALESFGLEKLRDRPPHRLSGGEKKKVALASIMVINPEVLLLDEPTNGLDPRSRKWLINMLINLGNRGKTLIISTHDLDLAKSLADRIVIMNESHTIETIGKPHEILDNSKLLESVNLI, encoded by the coding sequence TTGGATATAATATTTGAACTTAAGAACGTCTCTTACTCATACATAAAGTCGATACCAGCACTTATTGATGTAAGTTTTAACGTAAATAAAGGCGAGAAGCTCATCATCTTAGGTGCAAATGGTTCAGGAAAGTCTACACTTTTAAAATTGATGGATGGCCTTATGAAACCTGATAGTGGTCACATCCTAGCTTTTGGCAGATCAATATTAAACATGAAAAATGATGAGGAATACGAATTTAGAAGAAAAGTCGGCTATCTGTTTCAAGACTCTGATGTTCAGCTTTTTAATACAAGCGTATTTGATGAAGTGGCATTTGCACCGCTTCAAATGGGACTAGAGATAAAATACGTAAAATCGATGGTAGACAAAGCATTGGAATCATTTGGACTTGAAAAATTGCGGGATAGACCTCCCCATAGACTAAGCGGCGGCGAAAAAAAGAAAGTCGCTCTGGCATCTATAATGGTCATAAATCCTGAAGTACTGCTTCTTGATGAGCCTACAAACGGACTTGACCCAAGATCTAGAAAGTGGCTTATTAATATGTTAATTAATTTAGGCAATAGAGGCAAGACACTGATAATATCAACACATGATTTGGATTTGGCAAAAAGCCTTGCTGATAGAATAGTCATAATGAATGAATCTCACACGATAGAAACTATTGGAAAACCTCATGAAATACTTGATAATAGCAAACTGCTTGAAAGTGTAAACTTAATATAG
- a CDS encoding RNA polymerase sigma factor: MKDERFENFLINKMAIIYKYLIKIGASCEDAEDIVQETMCKAIEYVDSLNVDNIYPWLFKVSLYRYYNLYNKKKKEEVGIDDKILSSLYSDGMIEEHVLNEELKSNVHKVLGLLKESYRTLLIFKYFIGLSYKEIGDILNLDENKVKTYLYRARNKFKELWEVSNYGR, translated from the coding sequence ATGAAAGATGAGAGGTTTGAAAACTTCTTAATAAATAAGATGGCCATAATTTACAAATATCTCATTAAAATCGGTGCATCTTGTGAAGATGCAGAAGATATCGTACAAGAAACCATGTGTAAAGCTATTGAGTATGTTGATTCCCTAAACGTTGATAACATCTACCCATGGCTGTTTAAAGTATCATTGTACAGATATTATAATCTGTACAATAAGAAAAAGAAGGAGGAAGTCGGTATTGATGATAAAATTCTCTCAAGTCTGTATTCAGATGGAATGATAGAAGAACATGTGCTTAATGAAGAATTGAAATCAAACGTTCATAAAGTCCTTGGTCTATTAAAAGAAAGCTACAGAACCCTCTTAATTTTCAAATATTTTATTGGATTATCTTATAAAGAAATAGGCGATATATTAAATCTGGACGAGAACAAAGTAAAGACATATCTTTACCGTGCAAGAAACAAATTTAAAGAATTATGGGAGGTATCGAATTATGGCAGATGA
- a CDS encoding FAD-dependent oxidoreductase produces MDKKYGILFEKVSIGSCEIKNRFAMAPMGPLGLGDSEGGFNQRGIDYYVERAKGGTGLIITGVTFVDNKVEQHDMPNCPCSTHNPVHFIRTAREMTEKIHAYDAKIFLQLSAGFGRVTIPTNLGEHPPVAPSPIPHRWLDKTCRPLTKEEIREIVVQFGKGAYNAKRAGFDGVQIHAVHEGYLLDQFAISMFNSRTDEYGGSLENRLRFAREVLEEIKKTCGDDFPVTLRYSVKSFIKDWREGGLPGEEFVEKGRDIEEGIKAAKLLVEYGYDALDVDVGSYDAWWWNHPPMYQEKGLYIPYAKMVKDAVDVPVICAGRMDNPDLASAAVRDGACDIVSLGRPLLADPDYVNKLKAGDTASIRPCLSCHEGCMGRIQEYSALNCAVNPQACRESSERLIPTQHKKKVLIVGGGVAGCEAARVLALRGHEPIVYEKTDRLGGNLIPGGVPSFKEDDHALVAWYENELKKLNVEVHLNTELGADDVINFGADVVIVATGSKPKVFSLGDGPVYTAQDALLGKVDIGNDVVIIGGGLVGCETALWLRDMGKNVTIVEALPKLLAVNGPLCHANSEMLKALIPFKGIRTITSSKATGYDGRVLKVSTPDGDIEVTADTVILAVGYTPSNSIYQEVKDKISNVYLLGDARNVSNIMYAIWNAFEVAKNID; encoded by the coding sequence ATGGACAAAAAATATGGTATTCTATTTGAGAAGGTTTCGATTGGAAGCTGCGAGATAAAGAACCGCTTTGCCATGGCTCCTATGGGACCATTAGGCCTTGGTGATTCAGAAGGCGGTTTCAACCAAAGGGGCATTGACTATTACGTTGAGCGGGCAAAAGGAGGCACAGGATTAATCATTACTGGTGTCACATTTGTTGACAACAAAGTTGAACAGCATGACATGCCTAATTGCCCTTGTTCCACGCACAATCCAGTTCACTTTATACGAACTGCTCGCGAGATGACAGAGAAAATTCATGCATACGATGCTAAGATATTTCTTCAATTGTCAGCAGGATTTGGAAGAGTCACAATTCCTACAAATTTAGGAGAGCATCCGCCTGTAGCGCCGTCTCCTATCCCACATCGCTGGCTTGACAAGACATGCCGTCCTCTTACAAAAGAAGAAATTCGCGAGATAGTAGTGCAGTTTGGCAAAGGTGCCTACAATGCGAAGCGAGCAGGATTTGACGGCGTACAGATCCACGCTGTACATGAGGGATATCTTCTAGACCAGTTTGCCATATCCATGTTCAACAGCCGCACCGATGAATACGGCGGAAGCCTTGAAAACAGGCTGCGTTTTGCAAGGGAAGTCTTGGAGGAGATAAAGAAGACGTGCGGCGATGATTTCCCAGTGACGCTTAGATACAGCGTAAAAAGCTTCATTAAAGATTGGCGAGAAGGAGGCCTTCCGGGTGAGGAGTTTGTAGAAAAAGGAAGAGATATTGAAGAAGGAATAAAGGCAGCTAAACTGCTTGTTGAATATGGATACGATGCTTTGGATGTAGATGTTGGAAGCTATGATGCATGGTGGTGGAATCATCCGCCAATGTACCAAGAAAAAGGGCTTTACATCCCATATGCAAAGATGGTAAAAGATGCAGTAGACGTCCCTGTGATCTGTGCAGGACGTATGGACAACCCGGACCTTGCATCAGCTGCTGTAAGAGATGGAGCATGTGACATAGTTTCATTAGGTCGTCCTCTTCTGGCAGATCCTGATTATGTAAATAAGCTAAAGGCAGGAGATACCGCTTCTATACGTCCGTGTTTATCATGTCACGAAGGATGTATGGGACGCATACAGGAGTATTCTGCATTAAACTGCGCAGTAAACCCTCAGGCTTGCCGCGAAAGTTCTGAACGGCTTATACCGACACAGCACAAAAAGAAAGTCCTGATAGTAGGTGGCGGTGTGGCAGGCTGTGAAGCAGCTCGCGTATTAGCACTTCGCGGACATGAACCAATCGTGTATGAAAAAACTGATAGGTTAGGTGGAAATCTGATTCCCGGCGGCGTGCCGTCATTTAAAGAAGATGATCATGCGCTTGTAGCTTGGTATGAGAATGAGCTTAAGAAGCTAAACGTAGAGGTTCATCTCAATACAGAATTAGGTGCTGATGATGTTATTAATTTCGGTGCAGATGTCGTAATAGTTGCGACAGGGTCAAAGCCAAAAGTATTTTCGCTGGGTGACGGACCGGTTTACACTGCTCAAGATGCTTTGCTAGGCAAAGTTGATATAGGAAATGATGTGGTCATAATTGGCGGTGGACTTGTAGGATGCGAAACAGCACTGTGGCTTAGAGATATGGGCAAGAATGTGACGATAGTTGAGGCACTTCCAAAGCTTTTAGCTGTGAATGGTCCATTGTGCCATGCAAATAGTGAAATGCTGAAAGCATTGATACCATTTAAAGGCATAAGGACTATTACATCTTCAAAAGCTACAGGATACGACGGCAGGGTATTGAAAGTAAGCACACCTGATGGTGACATAGAAGTTACAGCAGACACTGTGATACTTGCTGTTGGGTATACACCGTCTAATTCCATCTATCAAGAAGTGAAAGATAAAATTTCAAACGTATATCTTCTCGGCGATGCCCGCAATGTTTCTAACATCATGTATGCAATATGGAATGCTTTTGAGGTTGCGAAAAATATAGACTAA